acacacagagagcacaTACAGGACAggtcagaggacacagagagaggacatacaggacaggtcagaggacacagagagaggacataCAGGACAGGTCAGGTGTATGCAgaactgtttgtgtttctgtgtgtgtttgtgtcagtgtgtgtctgtgtgtttctgtgtgtgtgtctcaccgtgACTCCCACGTTGCTCGGTCCTCGTCCGTCCACCAGTTTAAAGATGGACGCCAGCGCGTCCTCTTTGCTTTGACCTTTGAACCTTTTTGGGGCCAAATCCTCCAGCGCTCGCTGGAACTCCTCGAAGGTGATGACGCGGGACGTCTTCTGTCTTcacgcagagacacagacagacatggggggtgtttatttttaaatatctaAAGGGTCtcaacacagagagacagacagagacacagacacagagacagagacacagagagagacagagagacagggacagagacacagagacacagagacacagagacagagagagacagagagagacagagagagacagagacacagagagacacagagacacagagacacagagacacagagagacacagacacagagagacagagacagagagacacagagacacagagagacagagagagacagagatacagagagacagacagagagacagagagacagagacacagagagacagagacagagacacagagagacacagacacagagagacagagacagagacacagagagacacagagagacagagacacagagagacagagagacagagacacagagagacacagacacagagagacagagacacagagagagacagagagagagagacagagagaaagacagagacagagagagacacagagagagagagacagagacagagagagacagagagagatggagacacagatacacagagagagagagacagagagagagacagagagagagagagagagagagagagagagagagagagagagagagagagagagagagagagagagagagagagagagagagagacggagagagagagagagagagagagacagagagagacacagagagagagacagagagagacagagagagagacagagacagagacagagacagagacagagacacagagacacagacacagagagacagagacacagcgacagagagacacagacacagagagacagagacacagcgacagagagacagagacacagagacagagacacagcgacagagagacacagagagagagacagagagagagacagagagacagagacagagacagagagagagagagagagacacagagagagagacagagacagagacagagagagacagagaagagacagagagacagagacagagacagagacagagacagagacagagacagagagacagagacacagagacacagcgacagagacacagagagacagagtctAACATCCGGAGTGTCTCTGGGTGATAGACGCTGTAGGACagactgtctctgtgtgtctgcagactGACTTGACTTTGGAGAAGACGATGTCCACGTCTGTCCCGGAGACGTTCTTCCCGTCGGTGATCTTGCAGTCCTTGCAGAGCTTGGCCCAGTTCTTCCCGTTCAGCTCGTTGCCCGAGGCCTTCGTGTCCCCGTGGACGGCGAACTTCCTGAAGGACGCCAGCAGCTGATCCATGTCTGCGCTCTCTGCCATGGCGGGAAAATACCTGCAGGACGAGACCACCAGGCCGATGATGTCACAACAtgtttactgtaggctgtgatGTCATCTGACAGCTGATTTATGATGATATTACCTCTATACCTGTGGTCACCATGGTCACCTTCACAGCGGAAAGGGGCGGAACTTATAAGATCttttcaaaggtgtgtgtgtgtgtgtgtgtctgtctgtgtgtgtgtgtgtgtgtgtgtttctgtctgtgtgtgcgtgtgtgtgtgtgtgtgtgtgtgtgtgtgtgtgtgtgtttctgtctgtgtgtgtgtgtgtgtgtgtgtgtgtgtgtgtgagagagagagacattaccTCACTCACACATTGATGTCATCCCAACAGTGGTTGTCAGCTACATGTGATGTGCCTGACTGTACGACAgctaaaccaatcagagcgctgCTCtcctatttgtttatttataagcTGTTATAAATTTGTATAAACTACTACGACccctagagggctccaccactacagaactaaatataggtcagaactactacgaccactagagggctccaccactagacctaaatataggtcag
This sequence is a window from Perca flavescens isolate YP-PL-M2 chromosome 1, PFLA_1.0, whole genome shotgun sequence. Protein-coding genes within it:
- the tppp3 gene encoding tubulin polymerization-promoting protein family member 3 isoform X2; amino-acid sequence: MAESADMDQLLASFRKFAVHGDTKASGNELNGKNWAKLCKDCKITDGKNVSGTDVDIVFSKVKQKTSRVITFEEFQRALEDLAPKRFKGQSKEDALASIFKLVDGRGPSNVGVTVAKAAALERLTDASRYTGSHRERFDESGRGKGREGREDTVEHTGYVGAYRDAGTYDHKTKPEK
- the tppp3 gene encoding tubulin polymerization-promoting protein family member 3 isoform X1; translated protein: MAESADMDQLLASFRKFAVHGDTKASGNELNGKNWAKLCKDCKITDGKNVSGTDVDIVFSKVKQKTSRVITFEEFQRALEDLAPKRFKGQSKEDALASIFKLVDGRGPSNVGVTKVAKAAALERLTDASRYTGSHRERFDESGRGKGREGREDTVEHTGYVGAYRDAGTYDHKTKPEK